The genomic interval TTCTTAAGGTCCAAATCTCCCCGTAGGGGAAACAGACTATTCAGAGAGTTCCCCGAAATAAAACTCAATAGCGGTGAAGTTACTATGAAGCAGGCATCCTTTATTACAGTGttgggcagcactggggatgaGTCCACCATGAGTGCTCCAACGATTGGGCAAACCTTTAGAGATTATATACATTAAAGTTATACATACTCATAGAATTTCTGAGAACTCATTAGTACATGTAAATGTCTGATCCACATGCGCAGTCTACTTCTTTTGGTGGTCTTTTGgggtcctctggtggtctttgaTAGTCTTCATCACTTGTCTGCTAGTTGACCTTTTCCTTGGAATCTGCGCAGTGGCACATTTTACATGTTTGGATAGCTTAACCTAAAGAATGTTCGTGGGCTACTCTACTATCTACTCTTCCTTGATTAACATACTTTTGATGCAAACCATACTGACAAACCAAGCTAATTTATCTGAAAAAGGGCTAAAGGTCATTATCTTCTCAGGGAACAGAAGGAGTCATAACCTTTATTTACAACATCTCCTTGTCCTTGGAGCTTTAACCCTTTCAGTTAGTCAGATTCAGTTATTGGGTAGGTAGTTATGGCACAATTTGCAGAGATTAAGGTAAAAAATGAGAAACCTCAGAAGAAACACTACTTACTGGTAGGAAAAGGCTTGTCATTTCTTGAGGGTACACAGTTGAAGACAGATACTTCCGCAgtctttactttttcctttgggTAAAGCAGTGCCCAGTTTGTATATCTCAGCAGTATTCAGTTAGAGCTGTCACTCAGTGCTGCCCAGAGAGATAATCAGTGTTTACAACTTGAGTAGTGCAGCGTTCTGGTAATGGCTTGACCTGCTGTCTTCTAAAGGctaaacatttctgtttctctgttgaTTTAACTAACTTGGCAATAGCTATGAAAAGCCAGAATATCACAGCTGCTGCTTGGATGATAAAGTAGTGACATGCCCTGGCTTATTTTGTCTGGTTTACCTGAAGTCTGATGCATGTTCATTTGCAGTGTATGTAAAACTTTCAGTGCTTGTGGAACACATGCATGGTTCAGTGCTTGTGGAACACATGCATGgttcagtgcttttaaaaagactaaAGCTGATTATTTTATGTGATTTCTAAATGGTGAACAAAACTTTTATCAACATTAATAGTGATTCACAGTACAGAAAATGGATATTCATTTATGAATCATTTACCTACGTATGCAGTTGTTAGTCAATATCAAGAAATGCTACTGATAGGAAGACTTTTAAATCTTGAGTTTTGCACAGTTTGCCATACTAGTGGCAGTGAGAAAACAGCATGTCTATCAAGCTGCTTTACAAACCTGCTCCTGGATAGGACTGTTGGTCGTagtgcagcaaaacaaagcctgaAAGCTGCTTCCACATCACTTTAATTCTTTATAAGGCTTCCTAACAGGATACATCAATCTACATTTGTCCCTGCTGTTTAGCAGTTTTCAAAGGTGCTCCTTAGGTGTACAACTCTTTcggaatcatagaatcatttaggttggaaaagacccttaagagCAAGTTCAACCATATCCTCTGTTTGAAAATCCtctgttttgtctgtttttaaaaactgtgtaGAAATTGAATAATTAAACCAAGCTTTGCCAAATTAGGTTACCAATGGCAAAACATGACATGTTTAACTTTGCAAGTAAGAGAAGTTACATTGCATTATACTAACACAAGTATACTACAGAGTACCTCAAATTGTTTCTAAGGTACTAATTTGCTTCAACCTTTTTCTGAAAGGATTTTCACTGATGATACATGGATTGCTTTGCCTCTCTTATCTGTTCTGATTTAGATGGAGCATGCCAGATTACTTTGGGCCACTGAATCATGGGCTACATTTGAGCAAAAATTGAGAGACAATACCGCATCATGGTTTGGATTTCCTGAACAGTTAGATCTTAGAATACTTTTGGTGTAAACAACACAAGTTGGGGAGGGAAGGATCTCGGCTTCCCAGAAGAGAGGGGCCCAGCTCCAGCTATCTGCTTATCCTTTAAATAGTCCTACCTATGATGATCAGTTGTAATAATTTCAATTGTAAGTACCAAAAATTCTTCAGAGTTGGAACTTCTCTAAGTGATAAGGATTTACAAAATCAGTTCTCAGATTGTGGTAAATTCTCTTACGCAGATGTAAATCTCAGTAAATGTGGTAGGCCTTTAATGTGATGAGGCAACATGTCAGGTTTTACTACTGCAACGTACGTGGATGGTGTATctttgtaattttgttttagTAATTTTTCTTAGAAATCACTTAAAGGCGACTACAAATAGCTGGTATTGTAGCTGCCCTTCCTGGAGCCAGTTTTGGCTGCATTTTACAAATGAGTCTCTGAACCTTGCTTCTTagtgcatgtatatatacaaGCTAATGTATGAGTTTGCATGTTAGTAATTAAAGTAATTCAAGGATCTATTCATGTGCTGCTGTTTCAATGAATCAGAAATTAGAATGAAGGCTGCCATTGGATGATATTGAAATCTATAGGGAGGTATGCTACTAGCTTGCCTGATTATTGGATGTAGGTATCTTTACcagataatttaatttttttagttaagTTTCATAAGGCTATATCTGGATAGGAAGATATTTATGGGAATACTGACTTGGAtggctttttttattagttatattgttttcatttgggACTGTATTTCACAGCTCTTTCATTTGGTGGGGATTCTGACTTTCCATGTGGAATATCTTGGTTTAGGTTGTAATCTGTTGTCTTACTACTGAAatccaaaaaaaccacaaacctcTCAAACCTCAAAGAGTTTGGGATTTCTTCTAAATGTATTCTTCTGCTTTCCATCTGCTTCTGGGTTTAACTGGCTTCTATTGTATTTATCTTTGCAAGTGTGTCTgtcttactgctttttcttctctagtcTGTTTGTGGGAAGAAGTTCAGAaaagtctttgtttctttccattttaccATTCTAAAGCCCAGTCTGATGACTGGTACATTTATGAAAGGTAATGTCAGGACAGGTGTAGCACACTAGTGCAAGTGTTTGTTATAGATCCCAGTAAGAAAGGCACTTGGACTCTTAACGTAttgattaaaataatgtttattgCATATaaccagagaaggaaaaaaggggataGCATAGATAACTTTACATCTGTTCAGCTGCTGGAACCCTGAGTTGTACAGCACTGGACAGACGTCTAGGCATGGCAAGCTGTGCAAATCCTGTCTGTAGTGAGGATCACCAGTGTTGTAGTCTTTAGAGCTTTTATAGGATGTTCTTGGAAGTAAACAGCTCTGTTTATCATTTCCAAGCAAAAGGATGTTATatgaaaagctgctgcttcacttCAAGATATAATGagacatagaatcatagaatagtttgggttggaaggggcctttaaaggtcacctagtccaatccccccccccgcccccgcaatgagcagggacatcttcaactagatcaggttgctcagagccccgtccaaccaggccttgaatgcttccagggatggaacatctaccacctctctgggcaatctgttccagtgtttcaccaccctcatcataaaaaatttctttcttatctcTAGTCTGAATCTAagctcttttagtttaaaaccattctCCCTGTCCTGTCGCTACAGGCCGTACtgaaaagtctgtccccatctttcttataagccccctttaagtattgaaaggctgcaataaggtctccttggagccttctcttctccaggtgaATTACTCTACATGCAAGTGGTGTAATCGCCAGGTGCCAAGTGGGAGCTGCATATTCTGTCACAATTAGTCTGCTGAGTTCATCCAGTGGTCTCGGGTGATAAGTACAGTAGAGTGCAGGCCTGCACCTATTCAGGTCAACTGGTATGCTGATCACTAACTCCTTGATGTACAATAGTCTTCTGTTTAAGATCACTGCAGCAGGAACGAAAATCAGTATCACTGGTTTCAGATCAACCTACTAATTATGCTGGTCAAATCAGTTCCAACTTACTTTTGATGTAATTCCATTTTTTTGagttgatttatttattttcactgaataAGATAACCTGAAACTGAAATGAGTGTCTACAAAAAAGACTTCCAGTAAACCTGCAGTCTGGAATTGAACAGACTCTGGCAGCTTGGGCTGTAGTCTGCTTTTGTTTCGTGCTTGGTCAAAGACTAAGactgaactgaaatatttttattccattactGATGCAGCTATTGCATTCCTTCTCAGTCTAGTGCCTTTCACGCATTTCTCTTGGTTTACCTACCTGTCTTCTGGTTTCCTGTTCATTCTTTCAGAAAGCGGAGTGCACTCTTGTTGCAGAGGAATGGAATGCACTTCACtcaaaagagaagcagcaatatattttattgagataaaataataatttgacaGAGTTCAATAAGTTGGATGGAATTCAACAAAGTTTAACAGTGCTTTGACATGGTTCAATaagtttgatggcaaggttcacctTATTAATTAACTACTACATGGAAGAAACATAGAAAGGAAAATTGAGTTTGAGTTAAAATGATTCACACAGACTGGAGATGCAAAGAGTAAGGAGGACCCTCCTATTGAGTCACAAGGCTCAGAGTGGATCCCCTTGCTTTTCAGCATGCTATCACTCACCAAGGATCTGTTGCAGGTAAGGGATCTCTTTGCCTTAGGTAAGGAAGAATCTCAGTCTCAGGTAAGGAATCTCTAACCTTGAGAGGCATCCCTGCTCAAGGGGAGAGTTACCTGGCATGCAGTCCAGCTGCAATTCAGGGAGAGCTCAAATTGGGCCCATCCTGCTGGTAATATTTATAGGGTGAAGTAGTTGGCTGCTAGTCAATAGTATAGACGACACATATGTCTTCATTTTAGCTCTGGTatcttgttttgtattttggttATCTTGCACTTTTGGGTTTCAAAACctccttttgaaatatttttcaagacGCCTTCACTCCCTTGTATGTGAGCCAGGGGCTTTCTAGCTCACAAGTTCACCCCAAGGACATGAGGCCTGTTGCTACTTAGCCTGAACCAAAGTACAGCTAGGAGTCAAGTGTATCTGTCACAGCTCTCAGCTTCAATGGGAATTCATTGTTGTATATTCTGTACCGTCTCTATGCTTAAAGTCAAGTACATGACTGTTACACAACTCCtcagttttaaaaactttaagatttttacatttcttaacTTTTCTGACATAATCCTTtgttctttgcagaaaaggtACAGTTTGGCTGTTGGTCCTCCCAAAAAGGTTCCAAAAGTCAAGGGTGTAGAGTCTGCAGCAGTGCAAGCATTTCTCAGAaggcaagaagaagaaaaaagaaaaaaaggtaacagTCCAAAATATTTCCTATGGGAGACTTTCATTGACTCTTTGAGACTTTGTCATCCTATTCAAAGCTCTTGCAAATACAGCTGTTGTCTGAAAAGCAGGTTTGTCACCCAGTGTGCAATAAGCCAATAGTCACACACTCAGGAGAGacattatttcatatttgcacAAAGATGGGTGCTAAGTGGTAATCCCACAAAGCTGGCACACCCTGCAGTTAAGCAAGTAACTTATACAGTTTTAGATTCACCCACTTAGTTACTAAAGTCCTTCCCCAAAATAATTGTTGATAGTTGCTTATCTGTCACCATTTCTATTGGGCTAAGGTTTTCCCTGCTTGGAATTCAAGGTAcaaggtacagtgttcttttattctgcAGTGCATGCTCGAGGAGGGAGGGGTAGGTCTTtttggtcttgaattgagtTGGTGGTCACAATCTccccctgctgcctttgcctttcCCCCAGTTACTGCAGATGTCCACTGACTTCATGCCCATTATCAATTACTCAACTGTCAGTGCCTTCTAGGGTGGGATGTTTCCTTCTTCTTGgtcttttaattcttctttgaGATTGTTCAAGGCCAAATTACTCCAGGATGCCCTTGGTTAAAGAATGCTAGCTGTTCTCGTTTCTGATTACAAATGATTAAGTGTCTTTAGACTGTCAGCTTAATATACATACAAAGAACATCTTGCATAGAAAGACACAGATCACTTCATATTTTAGGTTAATCTTCAACACAGCTACACATCTGTTTCTGGAATTTATGCGCATAACTGATGCTGAGGGAAAGCCAGAACTAAGTAAAGACTAGGGATGTTTGCATGCATTCTTAAGGAGTTAAATATTAATCAGCTACACTAGCATTTGCTGTTGGAGATCGGGAAGTAGTTAAGGTGAAGAGATATTGCAAGAAACCATCTGGACTTCTTGGCAACTTTGAAAAGCTTTATCTGTGTGAAAAAATGGTAAAAGTTCCTGTTGTGTCTTAATCTAGTGTATTGATACagtctgaattttaaatttatatggCAGAGGCTTTGAGCCACAGGTTTTTCACTgtattatatttcatttaagtAGCCTATAGAATGAACTAATGCTGCATTGCTTTTGATGTTAATGTTTTGCTAAAGGTGGATGGCCCAGGCATTCTTCCTCTCCCAGGCCAGTCATGAGCCTGCTCCTTATCCCTGCTGGCAGGTCCAGCCAGAAGCAAGACTGAGCATGAATTCCACATAGGCATGCATGCACACTCACTCTGTACAGTCATGGCCCTTCACAATAACATAGACAGGGCATGGTACCTTTACAGGCACCCAAAGCATGAGTAGCCCAATCTATTTTCTAGGAATTGATGCTTTTCCTGAGTCTTTCTGGTATTTGGCCCCCACTCCCTTGGTCTGTCCGCTATCTGGTGTTCAGACCTCTCATCCTATTCACCAGCTAGTTCAGCCTGAATTTTGTCAGCAGATCACACACAGACTCAAGGTGGATAGCATACTTATGCAGAAAATAGCTAAAAACAGTTCAGTAAGAATATAGGACAGACTGTGGAGATAGGGCACAGGGCTCTACCAGACAAATGTAGTGACCAGCAGCTTAGTTATCTGTGGCTGGCTGCTTCTGTCTCTCCTCTATACTCCTCTACACAAAATACTCAATACTCTTTgattccctccctttcctcatcTTCCTTTAAACATCTGCTAGTAAATTCTGTACAGCCTCAAAACTCTCCTGCTCTGTCTCAGAACTCCTTCTATTACCCAGAGATCCTGTAAGTCCTGTACCTCCTCACACAGTAATTCTCCTTAGTTTGCATAGCATTCTGGAGAGCTGCTTCGGTTGAATCACCTTAGTGGGTTTTGCAATAGCAGCATTTAACTTAATTGTTTGCCTTTGTTTGTCAGAGAAGCTGATTCAGGTGGGTTAGCTTGCCCTGTTGGCAGACCTCTGATCACTTTCTGGTCTATTTTGAGTAGCTGTTAGCCAGATATCCTTAAATTACTGTCCTAAATGGTTTATCAGTTTGgaagaaattgaaataaaaggTAGTGCTTTTGCATAACTTTCTCCTGGCTTTCTTTTGTAGcactggaagaaagaagaaagaaagaagaactCTTGGCTAGACGTATTGAACTGAAACATGACAGAAAGGCAAGAGCTATGGCCTCACGAACAAAGGATAATTTTTATGGCTATAATGGCATTCCTGTTGAAGAGAAGCCTAAAAAGAGGAGGACTTGTGAGAATGTCGCTCAGGCCCCAGAGGCTGAGCATGCAACAGAAGATGAAACTGAGCAACTTGAATACAGTCAGACTGAATCTGAGCATGAGCAAGAAGAATATGAAGAGAAACCATCCAAAGTTGCAGTGAAACCAAAGGCGCCTCCTAAGAGTGCACCAGCACCTCTGAACTTTGCAGAGCTCTTaagacttgcagaaaaaaaacagtatgaACCCGTGGAAATAAAACCGGTGAAAAAGGTAGAAGAGAGACCCAGAACAGCAGAAGAATTGAGAGAGAGGGAGTATTTGGGACGCAAAAACAAAAGAGTAGAAATGCATAAGAAAAGTGAGAAGGAGATTAAGAGTACAGGGATATCCAGTTCTTCAACAAAAATGACTTCTCGGAAAGAATCCGTAAATGCAAAACTTAACAAAAGCTTAGTAGATAAACATTCCACACCAAAAGGCAGTCTGTCGTCTTCTATGAGTGGTATTGGTAAGAAATCCAAAGCACCAGCATTGACTGAAAAACACTCACGGTCATCATCTTCCTCCAGATTTGatcaaatggaaaaaacctcACAAAATGGCTCCTTAAAAAGCTCTACTGGTAGCAGTCATAGTAAATTACCTGTCAATGGTATTGGAAAGGCTGGCTCAAGCTCTCACGTGCCACCCTCAAAACCAGCAGCTAATGGGGCTCAGAGGCTACCATCTGCTAAAGAATCCAGCCTGAAAAAGTCTGCCCTTACAAAATCAGGAAATGCTGCAGCCCTTCAGCATGGAATCAACTCCAATGCAAAACGATCGGGCAGCAGCTTAGGAAAAGGAGGACCTGGACATCCAGGTGGTGGTtcaagtgcaggacctgggcGATCAAGCAGCAATTCTGGTGTGGGACTTGGAAGGCCAGGAAGTGGTTCAAGCCCTGGACCTGGGCGACTGGGCAGTGGCTCAGCTGCAGGACCTGGAAGGCCAGGCAGTAGCTCAAGCCCAGGACCTGGGCGACTGGGTGGTGGCTCAAGCGTGGGACCTGGAAGGCCAGCTGGCACCTCAAGCACAGGACCTGGGCGACCAGGCAGCAGCTCAAACATGGGACTCGGGCGACCAGGCAGCAGCTTAGGCACTGGACCAGGAAGGCCGGGCATCAGCACAAATGCAGGACGTGGGCGACCAGGCAGCAGCATGGGTACAGGACCAGGAAGGCCAGGCATCAGCCCAAGCACTGGACCTGGACGACCAGGCAGCAGCCTGGGAACAGGACCAGGAAGGCCAGGAGTCAGCCTGAGCACAGGAGCCAAGCGACCAGGCAGCAGCTTGGGAACAGGACCAGGAAGGCCAGGAGTCAGCCCGAGCACAGGAGCCAAGCGACCAGGCAGCAGCCTGGGAACAGGACCAGGAAGGCCAGGCATCggcccaagtgcaggacctgggcGACCAGGCAGTGGCTTGGGTGCAACTGTAAAACCGAAGTGTACTGTTGTATCGGAAACTATTTCTTCTAAAAACCTAGTCACAAGACCTAGCAATGGACAGATAAATGGAATGAGGTCTTTTCAAGGGCATAGACCTGTGTTTCATCCACAAGGTATAAAGTTCtagagcaaataattttttcacttagttatttgttttgtattttttatatatgtctGAGTTGAGGCCACTGAGGGTCTTTGACAATTGTAGATACAGTTAGGAAGACTTGGACAAAATACCGTATTTGCCTTTTAAAGAGTGCATTTAACAGTagaagggggtttttttctgctttgcaacttttttttttgttttacctaTGCTCACATTCCTTGAAATACAGGATTCACATGCCTGGGGTGTGACGTAttacatgaaagaaaactaaGCAGCCTGTGATGGATGTTGGTAGACAAATGCtgtcagaaggaaaagaattgAAGGATTCGCTTCCTGCATTGCTTAATTATGCTTAGTCTTTAAAATTTTGAGTGGCTTAAATAACAGATGCTTAAAGTggtacatgaaaattaaaaccacaCAGCAAACCTGTGACtgatatttaaatgttttggcAAATTCATCTTATCAGTAAGCAAGCAgttctaaaaatgtatttctgaacaGGAACAAGCAGCATAGACTCTAGCAAATAAGTGCCTAGAAAACCTTGAACAAGAACATGGACTTCTGTCTGGTAGTTTCCTCAGGATGCCATTGGTGATACTGATATGTAATCTTCTGTAGCACTACTTAGaggaagtatttctttttactgagTTTCTGAGAATTGCTAGTTAACTTGAGGCAGAAGTTTTCCACCTTGAAGGCCAGAGCTATAAAATAAATGTGCCCAAGATATAGCAAGGAGAAGTACTGTTAAATTAATGTTATATTAAtgatgttgggggttttttttcacttccccTGTCACTTAGGTCTTGGAAGACCACCTATTAGTTACAAGAGACAAAtagaagatgatgatgatgatgatgaataTGACTCTGAAATGGATGACTTCATTGAAGATGAAGGGGAACCCCAAGAAGAAATATCAAAACATATTCGGGAAATATTTGGCTATGACCggaaaaggtaagaaaaatagttttaagatATTGCAGAACAAGCAacagaacaacagaaattaaTATGGTTCGACAGGTAAAAATGTTCTAGAAATAGGGGAATTGCTGCTATCCAAAAATGGTTTTGTATTCCAGAAATTTAACAAGCATTAGAGCTGCTTCTGTGCAGAAGGGACCTTGAATTTTCACACTGCCTGCCATGCTCTTCTGGGAAGCAATAACATTTGATGCAATAGGACATAGTTGGAAAATAACACAGCTTCTTCCATGTCTTTCCTATATAGTTCATAGCAATTCTTCCCTATTATTGGATGTTAAAATGCTTTCTATAGCAGTCTGtattatttcagaattaatcAAATGTAGCTGCCTGAATATGAACTGCTAAATGCAATGGTTTTAGCTGTTCTGT from Haliaeetus albicilla chromosome 16, bHalAlb1.1, whole genome shotgun sequence carries:
- the SPTY2D1 gene encoding protein SPT2 homolog, with the protein product MDFRNILVMASEQQGLNSVPKRYSLAVGPPKKVPKVKGVESAAVQAFLRRQEEEKRKKALEERRKKEELLARRIELKHDRKARAMASRTKDNFYGYNGIPVEEKPKKRRTCENVAQAPEAEHATEDETEQLEYSQTESEHEQEEYEEKPSKVAVKPKAPPKSAPAPLNFAELLRLAEKKQYEPVEIKPVKKVEERPRTAEELREREYLGRKNKRVEMHKKSEKEIKSTGISSSSTKMTSRKESVNAKLNKSLVDKHSTPKGSLSSSMSGIGKKSKAPALTEKHSRSSSSSRFDQMEKTSQNGSLKSSTGSSHSKLPVNGIGKAGSSSHVPPSKPAANGAQRLPSAKESSLKKSALTKSGNAAALQHGINSNAKRSGSSLGKGGPGHPGGGSSAGPGRSSSNSGVGLGRPGSGSSPGPGRLGSGSAAGPGRPGSSSSPGPGRLGGGSSVGPGRPAGTSSTGPGRPGSSSNMGLGRPGSSLGTGPGRPGISTNAGRGRPGSSMGTGPGRPGISPSTGPGRPGSSLGTGPGRPGVSLSTGAKRPGSSLGTGPGRPGVSPSTGAKRPGSSLGTGPGRPGIGPSAGPGRPGSGLGATVKPKCTVVSETISSKNLVTRPSNGQINGMRSFQGHRPVFHPQGLGRPPISYKRQIEDDDDDDEYDSEMDDFIEDEGEPQEEISKHIREIFGYDRKRYKDESDYALRYMESSWREQQKEEARSLRLGVQEDLEELRREEEELKRKRQSKKLRTR